The Streptomyces kanamyceticus DNA segment TCGACAAGATCAAGAGCGGCGACTCCTGAACGGGGTCGGCTGAGTGGTCGGCGGGGTGGCGGTGGCCGGGCCAGGAGGTGGCCGCGGAGACGTGTGGGAGGCGGGTGCACCGGCCCCCGCACCCCTGTGAGCCAGGCCACAGTCGCTCACTCACATGGCCGACGATCAGGCGTGGCACACTGGCCTCGTACCAGAAGCAGCGCACTCCGGGGTCGGTGTAATTCCGAACCGGCGGTTATAGTCCGCGACCCGGTCGCCTCCAGCGACCGGTTGACCAGGTGAAATTCCTGGACCGACGGTGAAAGTCCGGATGGGAGGCAGTGCGCGGCGGGCGGGCATCCTTGCACGCCGCCGTAGTGGCTTGTTCCTGGATCTTCCAGGGACGGTTCTCGGGATTTCCCGGGCACAGGTGTCATTCCGGCGCAGGCGTCGCTCCCGGTGTGCTCGTCCGTACGTTCTGTCGTCATCGACAGGCCCCGGAGTCCGTGCCCGAAGAGGCAGGAGGACCCGGTGGCCACCGCCGTAACCGAAGCAGCAGCCATGCGTCGCGCAGTCGCGCTCGCAGCGCTCGGTCTCGGAGCCACGAGCCCCAATCCGGTCGTCGGCTGCGTCATCCTCGACGCCGCGGGCGAGACCGTCGGCGAGGGCTGGCACCGGCGCGCGGGCGGCCCGCACGCCGAGGTGCACGCCCTGCGCGCGGCCGGTGAGCGGGCCCGCGGCGGCACCGCCCTCGTCACCCTCGAACCCTGCAACCACACCGGCCGCACAGGGCCCTGCGCGCAGGCCCTCATCGACGCGGGGATCGCCCGCGTGGTGTTCGCGGTCGGCGACCCCAACCCCACCGCGACCGGCGGCGCGCACACCCTGCGCGCGGCGGGAATCGACGTGGCGCAGGGCCTCCTGGAGGCCGAGGCCGCCGCGGGGAACGCCGCCTGGCTGACCGCCGTGCGGCTCGGCCGCCCGTACGTCACCTGGAAGTACGCCGCCACGCTCGACGGCCGCAGCGCCGCGGCCGACGGCACGAGCCGCTGGATCACCTCCGCCGAGTCCCGCGCCGACGTCCACCGGCTGCGCGCCGAGTGCGACGCGGTCGTCGTGGGCTCCGGCACCCAGCGCGCCGACGACCCGCACCTCGCCGTGCGCGGCATCGAGGGCGCGGTCCAGCCGCTGCGCGTCGTCCTCGACACGAACGGCACGGCCGTCACGCCCGGCGCCCGCGTCCTGGACGGCGCGGCGCCGACGCTGATCGCCGTCGCCGAGGACGCCACCCCCGCGTACGAAGCCGTGGAGACGGTCCGACTCCCGCGCACGGAGGGCGGGTTGGACATCCCCGCCCTCCTGGACGTGCTCCACGCGCGCGGGGTGCGGTCCGTCCTGCTCGAAGGAGGCCCGACGCTCGCCGGGGCGTTCGTCGCCGCGGGCGCCGTCGACCGCGTCGTCGGCTATCTCGCCCCCGTCCTGCTCGGCGCGGGCACCGCCGTCCTGACCGGCGGCGGAATCACCACCATCACCGAAGCGTTGCGGCTCGACATGAGCGAGACCGTGCGCATCGGCCCCGACCTGCGCATCACCGCGACCCTCGTAGCGAAGGAGCACTGACGTGTTCACCGGAATCGTCGAAGAGCTGGGCGAGATCACCGCCGTCGAGAACCTCCCCGACGCCTCCCGCTTCCGCCTGCGAGGACCCGTGGTGACCGAGGGCGCGAAACACGGTGACTCCATCGCCGTCAACGGCGTCTGTCTGACCGTCGTGGAGCACGAGGGCGACGAGTTCACCGCCGACGTGATGGCCGAGACCCTCAACCGCTCCAGCCTCGGCGCGCTCGCCGTCGGCTCCCGCGTCAACCTGGAGCGCCCCACCTCGGTCGGCGCGCGCCTGGGCGGCCACATCGTGCAGGGCCACGTCGACGGCACCGGCGAGATCGTCGAGCGCAAGCCGTCCGAGAACTGGGAGATCGTCAAGGTCTCCCTGCCCGCCGACCTCTCGCGCTACGTCGTCGAGAAGGGCTCCATCACGGTCGACGGCGTCAGCCTCACCGTCGTCGACGCGGGCCCCGACCACTTCACCATCAGTCTCATCCCCACGACCCTCGCGCTGACCACGCTCGGCATCAAGCAGCCCGGCGACCCGGTCAACCTCGAGGTCGACATCATCGCCAAGTACGTGGAGCGCCTCCTCGGCGACCGCGCGCAGGTCCCGGATCGGGAGGCCACCCAGTGAACTGGCTCAACTCCGAAGCCTTCACGGCCTTCGACCAGCACATCATGTGGTCCGACATGATCGGCAACACCGTCGGCCTGATCGCCCTCGCGCTCGGCTGGCGGCGCTCGATCTGGACCTGGCCCGCCCAGTTCCTCTCCGGCGTCATCCTCGTCGCCGCGTACGCCTCCGCGCAGCTGTCCGGCGGCGTCGGCAAGCAGCTCCTCGTCATCGGCGTCGCGCTGTGGGGCTGGCGGCAGTGGACGCGCGGCAGGCAGCAGGCGCAGGACGGCTCCATCGCCATCCGCTTCGCCACCTGGAAGGAGCGGGGCGTCCTGCTCGCGGGCACCGCGGTCGGCACGCTCGCCGTCGGCGCCCTGTTCAGCGCCGTCCCCGACCTGTCCTGGAACCCCTGGCCGGACGCCTACATCTTCGTCGGCACGCTCGCCGCGATGGTCGCCCAGGCCCGCGGGCTCGTCGAGTTCTGGTTCGCCTGGCTGCTCGTCGACGTGGTCGGCGTGCCGCTCGCCTTCAGCAGCGGCCTGGCCTTCTCCGGCCTGGTCTACGTCGTCTACCTCGCCCTCGTCCTCTGGGGCATGCGCGACTGGTGGCTGCGCTCCCGCGCGGCGGCCTCGCAGCCCGTCATGGAAGGAGCCCCGGCATGACCGTGGCACCGGTCTGGTACAGCACCGACAACGCCGAAGACCTCTCCCTCGACCCCGTCGAGCAGGCCATCCGCGACATCGCGGCGGGCCGCCCCGTCGT contains these protein-coding regions:
- the ribD gene encoding bifunctional diaminohydroxyphosphoribosylaminopyrimidine deaminase/5-amino-6-(5-phosphoribosylamino)uracil reductase RibD yields the protein MRRAVALAALGLGATSPNPVVGCVILDAAGETVGEGWHRRAGGPHAEVHALRAAGERARGGTALVTLEPCNHTGRTGPCAQALIDAGIARVVFAVGDPNPTATGGAHTLRAAGIDVAQGLLEAEAAAGNAAWLTAVRLGRPYVTWKYAATLDGRSAAADGTSRWITSAESRADVHRLRAECDAVVVGSGTQRADDPHLAVRGIEGAVQPLRVVLDTNGTAVTPGARVLDGAAPTLIAVAEDATPAYEAVETVRLPRTEGGLDIPALLDVLHARGVRSVLLEGGPTLAGAFVAAGAVDRVVGYLAPVLLGAGTAVLTGGGITTITEALRLDMSETVRIGPDLRITATLVAKEH
- a CDS encoding nicotinamide mononucleotide transporter family protein, translating into MWSDMIGNTVGLIALALGWRRSIWTWPAQFLSGVILVAAYASAQLSGGVGKQLLVIGVALWGWRQWTRGRQQAQDGSIAIRFATWKERGVLLAGTAVGTLAVGALFSAVPDLSWNPWPDAYIFVGTLAAMVAQARGLVEFWFAWLLVDVVGVPLAFSSGLAFSGLVYVVYLALVLWGMRDWWLRSRAAASQPVMEGAPA
- a CDS encoding riboflavin synthase, which produces MFTGIVEELGEITAVENLPDASRFRLRGPVVTEGAKHGDSIAVNGVCLTVVEHEGDEFTADVMAETLNRSSLGALAVGSRVNLERPTSVGARLGGHIVQGHVDGTGEIVERKPSENWEIVKVSLPADLSRYVVEKGSITVDGVSLTVVDAGPDHFTISLIPTTLALTTLGIKQPGDPVNLEVDIIAKYVERLLGDRAQVPDREATQ